AGTTGCGGCAATGCTTGTCCTCTTCGGGGGACAGGCAAACGCCCAACGCTGTCTGCCCGGTATGCGGGGGATAGAACTGAGGGGAGGTTTCACGGACGGTTTCGGCAAGCCGGTGGATTTCTACACGGGTATCGCGATGTCGACCTATACCAAGCACGCGAACCGTTGGGTGGTCGGTGCGGAATATCTTCAGAAGAGCTACGGATACCGAAATATGCAGATTCCCCGTGCCCAGTTCACGCTGGAGGGCGGCTATTTCCTGAAATTCCTCTCCGATCCGTCCAAGACCTTCTTCCTTTCCATCGGCGGCTCCGCCCTTGCCGGTTATGAAACGGTGAACTGGGGCGACAAACAGTTACCCGACGGCTCGCTGCTCACGACAAAGGACGCCTTCATCTATGGAGGGGCGGTCACGCTGGAATTGGAGAGTTACATTACCGACCGTATCGTGCTACTCGCCTCCATTAGAGAGCGCTGTCTCTGGGGCAGCAAGGTGAGACTGTTCAGTACGCAGTTCGGCCTGGGCGTCAAATTTATCATCAATTAAAAACAAGAATGAATATGAATACATTGAATCAAAAAAGAGTATGGAGCGGACTGGTGTCCGTCCTGTTCGTAAGCCTGTTGGCTTGTCTGTTCACAGCCTGCAACGATAAAATTGACGTGCAGCAGGCGTTCCCTTTCACCGTGGAAACCATGCCTGTGCCCACTCGTCTTGTGTTGGGCGAGACGGCGGAAATCAGGTGCGAGTTGAAGCGTGCCGGGCGTTTCGAGGATGCACGCTACACCATACGCTATTTCCAGCCGAACGGAAAAGGCTCGCTGCTTCTGGATAACGGCATGAAACTGCTACCCAATGACCGTTACCCGTTGGACCGTGAGGTGTTCCGCCTCTATTACACCTCCGGATGTACGGACCGGCAGACCATCGACATCTATTTCGAGGACAATGCAGGGCAGGTGGTATTGCTCTCTTTCTCCTTCAACAATGAAAATGAAGAGGAAGAGATGACCGAAGTAACGGAAAAGAGTAAAGACCTGCCGACCATGCAGATCGATACGACACCTGTTCGCTTCCCGCCCGATTCGCCGGATGAACCCTTTTTCACTCCGCTGACAATGGAAACCGGTCTTTACAACAAAACCGCCTTATGAGAAGCAAACTGTTTGCCCTTTGGCTTTTGGCCTTTTCCTTTGTTCCCGGGCTGTTTGCCCAGACTGGGATTTCCCCACCGGATGCCGGGCTGTTCAACAAGGCGGTGGCCTGTATCAAGGAAGCGGAAGGCTGGCACGGAAACCATCTGCCTTATGTAGGGTACGGCCACAAAATTCTTCCCCACGAGAAACTGACGACCGATATGACGGAAGCGCAGGCGGATTCACTGTTGAGAGCCGATTTGAGGAAATTGCATAAGATGTGCAGCCGCTTCGGAAAAGATGCCCTCCTGGTCGCAACGCTGGCCTATAATGTCGGATATTACCGGTTGGTCGGGTACGGGAAGATACCGAAAAGCAGGTTGATCCAAAAGTTGGAATCCGGCAACAGGGATATTTACGAGGAGTATATCTCGTTCCGATGCTATAAGGGAAAGGTGGTGCCGAGCATCGAGCGACGACGGAAGAAAGAGTTTGAATTGTTGTATATACATTAAATTATTAAGGGGCTGACTAAAGTGTTAGTAAAGCCCCTTTTTCTTATTTTCGGTAAGGTCAATCTCGACCTGGTTTCCAAATATTCAATTCTCAGAAAGTCATTCTGACTTTTTAGCCTCCCTATTAATAATAAAGAATTTGGTATTTAAAAGAGATTACCTTCTCGGAAATTGGGGCATCACAAAATAAATTCATATCTTTGCATATTAAATAGATGCCTCAAATGAACCACTTTGATAAAATTGACATACGAGTCTTTGATAGATTCATAGACAAATTTGCAGACCGTTATATTAAACAACGGTCAGAGGTTTTTAGTGGCATTAATGCTGAATTGTTACAACAAGCAGAATCAATCGGATGCGATTTCAACTTAGAGGCTCTATTTAAAATAATCAAACAGAATTCTATCGCAACAGATTTTGCCCGAGAAGAAGGTAAAAGACCATTAGCTTTTAAAGATATATATAGAAGTGATCTGGGAGAATTATTAACGACCTATTATTTTGAAGAGAAAATAGAAGAAAATAGGAGATTTTTAATTCCAATAAAAAATATATCATATCGAGAAAGGTTGGATTTGCCGGGTCGAGGTTTTGATGCTATAGGATATAGGACTGAAGGAGATAAAGTTAATATTCTGATTGGAGAGGCTAAAGTATCCTCACAGAAAGAAAATCCTCCACATGTAGTAGATGTTCACGAGGACTCGATTTATAAGTCTCAAAAGAACCATCATGACGATATAGGTATAGTTTTACAACGTTTGACGGATTACTTGCGTAGATTATCTTCAACAAAACATTTTTATGTTATTGCAGGCGTTGTAATCAATATGAAAGCTGGTAATGTCGATAAATATGACATTACCTATGGTTGCGGTCTTGTTCGAGATTCCAGTTGCGTGAATGAAGCAAAAGATTTTGGAAAGATGCAATCTTTAGCGCACGAATTTGAGCCTGGTTTGGTTGATTTTGCCATTTTTTCATTTACTGAAAAAACTATTGATGAAACAGTCGATTTGTTTTATCAAAAAGTCAAAGAAATGGTACAATGAATGGCATGGACTACATACAGCAGATTCTAAATGATGATGATATCAATATGCTCTTACAAAAGAGTAATCAAACATATCATCTTCAATCAATATGTATAAACAATTCGAATTTTACTTCGTCTGATATTGAATTATCTTGTCGCCTTGCATTTTTACTTATAGGTCTTTCATTTCATGAGAACACTAACCTAAAGTGGGCAGAACATGCTTATAAGCTATTAAAAAATGTACACATAGAGGAAAAGGAAGATAGGGAAATTTTTGACAAAATAATGGGCTATGAATTAGACAATGTTTCGTTAATATATTATTTTTATTTGTCAAGTCTTGCCCTTATTTTAGATAAAACTATTTCCGCCCGTCTTGATTTAAAACAATTTGTTGATTTCAAAGATGTTGAGTCGTCTTGGAGTCAACGTGTTTTGGCTGGTATTTTTAAAGCACTTTTTTTCTTAATTCGTAAAAGTGATGGGTTTGAAGATATTCGTAGAGCCATATCCGAAATCTCTAATCTACAAAAGGAACAAGTAAAATTCGAGGATCAATATTTGAACCAATTCGATGTTCAAGCACAAAAAGAAGAGGCTCTTATATTGGTTGGATTATATCATACCTCAAAAGCTTTAACAGAAACAGCTGAATATCTAATTAACGGATATAATTATAAAAAACGTATTGATAATGTTGTAAGACAACATATTGACATTGCATTAGACTTAATACCTTCGGACATCCGGTTAAGAGACTTTATCTCTATAATTAACAAAGACTTGCAATCTTTAATACGGAATTCCATTTGGAATGGGACAGCCTTTCAAGATCAAATTAAAAAACTTTGTGAGTTCAAAAGTTCTCATAATATATTGGAGCTTTTACCATCGCAAAGACAGGCTATGCAGCAAAATTTATTTGATGTCTATGCAAATGCTTCAATAGTGCAGATGCCAACAAGTGCCGGTAAGACTATGTTGGCAGAATTCAATATTGTTTTGACAAAATCTTTACGAAAAGACGCTAAGGTTGTATACGTCGTGCCATCCAGAGCATTAGTTAATCAGGTATATTTTGATCTACGTAAAGACTTATCCGCGATAGGCTTCAATGTTGAACGCACATCTTCTGCAAGTGAAATAGACCCGACTGAGGCCGATTTCTTGATTGCAGACGATGTTGATGTTATAGTTTCAACGCCAGAAAAATTAGATTTATTAATTCGCCGTTCTCATCCTTCCGTTGAAGACGTTTCGTTATTTATCATTGATGAGGCTCATACTATTGAAAACGGAGAACGAGGTGCACGACTGGAATTACTTATTGCTATGTTACGTCGAGAGAGACCCAATGCAAAATATATGCTTTTATCGCCGTTCCTACCTGGCAATACAGAGGCATTAAAAGACTGGCTTGGAGGAGGTAACATTATTAATGTAGATTGGAGGCCTTCTGAAAAAATAGTTATTGGATTGAAAGTAACTAAAGCCAAAGCTACATTCAATTTACTACCATCTGCTTATAGTTTCAATCTATATCAGGAGAATGAGCAAGTAATAAAAAATCCATATCAACTTGTATCAACAACTCCTAAAGATAGGATATTGGAATTTTCATGTCGTCATTTTTCCTCGAAAGGAAAAACGGAACTTATACTTTGCAAAGGTAAAGGTTCGGCTAACAATGTAGCAGAAAAAATCTATAGTTGGATTGACGATAATATTAATAGTGATGAAATTCATTTAGTCCAAAAATATATTGATGAAGAATTGGGATGCTCAACATCCTTTTCTAAGTTTTTAGGAAAGGGGGTTGCTGTTCATCATGCAGGCTTATCAGATGAAACTAAATTACTAACAGAACATCTTATTCGTCAAGGATTAATTAACTACGTATGTGCAACTACAACCATTGCTGAAGGTGTTAATTTTCCCGTATCTTCTGTTTATTTTGATACATATCAACGTGGTCGAGATAATTTATTATCAGCTAATGACTTTTGGAATATAGCAGGTAGATCTGGACGGACTATGGTAGATGATTTTGGAAAGATTATCTTACCATTTAACACTCATACGAATGCAGAAACAGGCAAAGCTATTCTTAGCAAAGGTGCAGAAGAATTAACAAGTGTTTTAGCGAAACTATTTCTTGATAGAGAATATATACTTGAGACATTGATAAAAAAAAGGGGAATAGAAATATTAATGGCTGAATATACCGATGCATTCAGCCCTATATTTCAATACTTCGTACATCTTTTAAATGTTTCCAACAACGAGCTTGCTGTAGATATTGATGAGCTTTTTAAGGATTCATTGGTGTATTTTATGCTGGATAATGAACAGCAAAGGAATAAATTCATAGATTTATGTAAGCAGATATATTTAACAATCCAAGCACGATATGCAGATAATATTGGGGTTTTGAAATATGCAGATAAGACAGGTTTTTCCGTTCCATCTGTTTTAAAGATTATGCTTCAAAAAGCAACAAATCCGGCTATTGCAGACTTAGACACATGGAATGTGAATGTAATGTTTAATCGAAGAAATGCTGAAAACTTAACAGAGAAGATCAAAGCTATTTCAGAATTAAGAGAAACGGGACTGGGAACTGATGATACGACAGCCCCATTTAATCCAGAATTGGTTGCAAAAATGATAATACGTTGGGTTAAAGGGGATAAAATAAATGCCATATCCTCAATCCATCCCCATTTTACAGACAATGATGCGGATAAACGCTTAACTCAATTTGTTTCATATATGAATCAGCTACGATTTAAAGCATCGTGGGGATTAAGCGCACTTGAAGGTATAGTAAAAGGAAATGAGGATGAAATGAAAGATTCATACATCCCATCTTATGTTTATTATGGTGTAGATAATA
The window above is part of the Butyricimonas paravirosa genome. Proteins encoded here:
- a CDS encoding DUF3872 domain-containing protein — encoded protein: MNTLNQKRVWSGLVSVLFVSLLACLFTACNDKIDVQQAFPFTVETMPVPTRLVLGETAEIRCELKRAGRFEDARYTIRYFQPNGKGSLLLDNGMKLLPNDRYPLDREVFRLYYTSGCTDRQTIDIYFEDNAGQVVLLSFSFNNENEEEEMTEVTEKSKDLPTMQIDTTPVRFPPDSPDEPFFTPLTMETGLYNKTAL
- a CDS encoding conjugal transfer protein TraO, with the translated sequence MKKYMFIVVAAMLVLFGGQANAQRCLPGMRGIELRGGFTDGFGKPVDFYTGIAMSTYTKHANRWVVGAEYLQKSYGYRNMQIPRAQFTLEGGYFLKFLSDPSKTFFLSIGGSALAGYETVNWGDKQLPDGSLLTTKDAFIYGGAVTLELESYITDRIVLLASIRERCLWGSKVRLFSTQFGLGVKFIIN
- a CDS encoding glycoside hydrolase family protein produces the protein MRSKLFALWLLAFSFVPGLFAQTGISPPDAGLFNKAVACIKEAEGWHGNHLPYVGYGHKILPHEKLTTDMTEAQADSLLRADLRKLHKMCSRFGKDALLVATLAYNVGYYRLVGYGKIPKSRLIQKLESGNRDIYEEYISFRCYKGKVVPSIERRRKKEFELLYIH
- a CDS encoding DEAD/DEAH box helicase; its protein translation is MNGMDYIQQILNDDDINMLLQKSNQTYHLQSICINNSNFTSSDIELSCRLAFLLIGLSFHENTNLKWAEHAYKLLKNVHIEEKEDREIFDKIMGYELDNVSLIYYFYLSSLALILDKTISARLDLKQFVDFKDVESSWSQRVLAGIFKALFFLIRKSDGFEDIRRAISEISNLQKEQVKFEDQYLNQFDVQAQKEEALILVGLYHTSKALTETAEYLINGYNYKKRIDNVVRQHIDIALDLIPSDIRLRDFISIINKDLQSLIRNSIWNGTAFQDQIKKLCEFKSSHNILELLPSQRQAMQQNLFDVYANASIVQMPTSAGKTMLAEFNIVLTKSLRKDAKVVYVVPSRALVNQVYFDLRKDLSAIGFNVERTSSASEIDPTEADFLIADDVDVIVSTPEKLDLLIRRSHPSVEDVSLFIIDEAHTIENGERGARLELLIAMLRRERPNAKYMLLSPFLPGNTEALKDWLGGGNIINVDWRPSEKIVIGLKVTKAKATFNLLPSAYSFNLYQENEQVIKNPYQLVSTTPKDRILEFSCRHFSSKGKTELILCKGKGSANNVAEKIYSWIDDNINSDEIHLVQKYIDEELGCSTSFSKFLGKGVAVHHAGLSDETKLLTEHLIRQGLINYVCATTTIAEGVNFPVSSVYFDTYQRGRDNLLSANDFWNIAGRSGRTMVDDFGKIILPFNTHTNAETGKAILSKGAEELTSVLAKLFLDREYILETLIKKRGIEILMAEYTDAFSPIFQYFVHLLNVSNNELAVDIDELFKDSLVYFMLDNEQQRNKFIDLCKQIYLTIQARYADNIGVLKYADKTGFSVPSVLKIMLQKATNPAIADLDTWNVNVMFNRRNAENLTEKIKAISELRETGLGTDDTTAPFNPELVAKMIIRWVKGDKINAISSIHPHFTDNDADKRLTQFVSYMNQLRFKASWGLSALEGIVKGNEDEMKDSYIPSYVYYGVDNNPALAMRMLGIPRSLSLSLSQIITGSISDYSFTKLRNIINSLSLNDWDSLKPTRSKLSGEEWKHIVSILMK